In Neisseriaceae bacterium CLB008, one genomic interval encodes:
- the bamE gene encoding outer membrane protein assembly factor BamE translates to MKKMNKTLLGLTTVAAMLLSACTSVSHVKSNGTTDEVVWPDAENVSFKTGSFPVVNALKLVRPGMTKDQLYNLLGRPHFNEGLIGVVEWDYLFHFPLPNGEVVTCQYKVLFDQDKLAQSFFWREPACADLINGRPVVAAKAEQIELSADALFQFNGASGEELLPKGKAQLNELVAKIQSGYVSVANIELTGHTDRLGSEAYNQRLGMQRAETVKAYLQAQGLNAPIHTSSAGKSMPKSLGCSGQKATPELISCLQPDRRVTVEIQGQKKN, encoded by the coding sequence ATGAAGAAAATGAATAAAACCCTGCTGGGCTTGACCACGGTTGCTGCGATGTTGTTGAGCGCCTGTACCAGCGTGAGTCACGTTAAATCGAACGGCACCACCGATGAGGTGGTTTGGCCGGACGCCGAAAACGTGAGCTTTAAAACCGGTAGTTTCCCAGTGGTGAACGCATTGAAACTGGTGCGCCCAGGCATGACCAAAGATCAGCTGTACAATCTTTTGGGTCGCCCACACTTTAATGAAGGCCTGATTGGCGTGGTGGAGTGGGATTACTTATTCCATTTTCCACTGCCTAACGGTGAAGTGGTGACCTGTCAGTACAAGGTATTGTTTGATCAAGATAAATTGGCGCAAAGCTTTTTCTGGCGTGAGCCAGCCTGTGCTGATTTGATCAACGGTCGTCCGGTTGTGGCTGCGAAAGCAGAGCAGATCGAGCTGTCAGCCGATGCCTTGTTCCAGTTTAATGGCGCTTCAGGCGAGGAGCTGCTGCCAAAAGGTAAGGCACAGCTCAATGAATTGGTGGCAAAAATTCAGTCAGGCTATGTCAGCGTGGCGAATATTGAACTGACCGGTCATACGGATCGCTTAGGCAGTGAGGCTTATAACCAGCGTTTGGGTATGCAGCGGGCTGAAACGGTTAAAGCTTATTTACAGGCTCAGGGGTTGAATGCACCGATCCATACCAGCAGTGCCGGTAAAAGCATGCCGAAATCGCTAGGCTGTTCGGGCCAGAAAGCAACGCCAGAATTGATTAGTTGCTTACAGCCCGATCGGCGGGTGACGGTCGAAATTCAGGGCCAAAAGAAAAACTAA